The following DNA comes from Brassica oleracea var. oleracea cultivar TO1000 unplaced genomic scaffold, BOL UnpScaffold04019, whole genome shotgun sequence.
ACTAAGAGCAAGTGAGGCAGCCGTTATGGCGACAAAAGAGTGATGCAAAAGTATGGACATCTCGATGTATATGCTTAGTCTAATAAAACAGATTAAACGGTTTCTTTTGCTGTTGTATTGAAAACGagattttattactattttccAGCTACATTCGTGTATCAATGTTCAATGATTTACAGATTAGAAGTCAGAAAGTAAGAGAGCAAAAATATATAAGCATCATGGCTATTGAATTTGGAACAGTTAGGACACTTGGGTCTCTGAAGAATCTACTCTTATGCTATCCGACACAATCTGAGGAGGATCTGTGAACGATGTTACAGGCTCTAACTCAATAGATGTCTCTTTGGATCTGTGAAACACCTCTGCAGGAATATTGATTCCTGCAAAGCCAACCATTACAGCTACAGCACCAATGAAGTCGATGAAGCTTGGTTTGTTCCCTGATAAGCTGTCTACAATGGCCGCCAATGGAACCTGTATAGTCAGCCCAGCCGATGCCACTGTGGTTGTTGTCAAAAGTACAGCCTTTGCCCATAGGTAGTCACTGAGTACATTATCTAATAAACCTGAAAACACCAAACACACATTCCAACATCAAATCCTAATGTATTACTTGCACCTTAAAGATTACAAACATATACCTTTGCCAACCACCAGACTTAACTGTTTCAAGGTTAGTGCGTTGAAGCGTTCTCGCTTTGTAAAGTTTAGTATCAGAGCAGCAGGCAAGAAGATAAAAAAGTTGAAGAGCCCTAGAAACCCAAGAAGC
Coding sequences within:
- the LOC106321936 gene encoding solute carrier family 35 member F5-like, whose amino-acid sequence is SSSSSPFTFLVSLIFLGEKFTWLKLVSVLLCMSGTIIVSLGDSESNSTATAKNPLLGDVLSLMVFYAVYITLIRKKLLDDDERSGRFSMAQLLGFLGLFNFFIFLPAALILNFTKRERFNALTLKQLSLVVGKGLLDNVLSDYLWAKAVLLTTTTVASAGLTIQVPLAAIVDSLSGNKPSFIDFIGAVAVMVGFAGINIPAEVFHRSKETSIELEPVTSFTDPPQIVSDSIRVDSSETQVS